A region from the Fusarium musae strain F31 chromosome 1, whole genome shotgun sequence genome encodes:
- a CDS encoding hypothetical protein (EggNog:ENOG41) codes for MSESAHAKRRLRRIPDESRKRNAQSCDRCRKTLDHVSDLAQLGQKMGYKMPDISDPNRTHMRVEDLVQNPSSKERTPSTGPDVITADSKGDTSPRSSKSHSEEPQSSLVKDNSGHEHYIGPSGTLNFWNQLRNLVDSNNSPYPSPGSEGVTKFTQDNTSRLLEADGQDEDDQPPRTAATPQDGPSPGAITSAIARDFTRLPTADMDEILSQFPSNEVLDLLIQSYFKNVHDDFPLFHRATFEEEYESYIVEARSNTRLPSRPLRLPDWGWIGCLHMIVVFGSIADRSIPNVDHSALRRRSIAVARGLLPQFISKCSLTNVRVLLLLSLFLHNNNERNAAWNIAGTATRISFALGLHGSDMSASFRPLEREVRKWVFCTLYSFEQFLASSLGRPSGLQELDVEVVPPREGFVEGGIGTDARLVSWSVKLQAILARTRLLHVGISQSSGPTLDEILTALNGWKRDIGKAPGLDVAWIKMEGPALESIDHEGAVDMEELKVSLAWKTRAQLRAVLLLHIHFHYIAIVATRPLLLRDVAAARKEDAPKNPVPAHAALCVKHACQLSYLMILLDHFDVINGLSGLDIFYAYCSAMILILRLLRLRPGEGAESIGPDEVMLQSKVRHLVATLRNVINHTDKCGSMKRLAQVVDTFSECANNPTDPPGIANLPPQGINMNNLPYPTGWSAEQVQGQGVTLGSMEGLLDFLPFPGYGMAEGSLAQYVPGSEMEMTGWHDMEFLMEGYGDQSRTNY; via the exons ATGTCTGAATCTGCGCATGCGAAGCGTCGTCTGCGGCGCATCCCTGACGAATCCCGTAAACGCAATGCTCAGAGCTGTGATCGTTGTCGAAAG ACTCTCGATCATGTTAGTGATCTTGCACAATTGGGTCAGAAGATGGGGTATAAGATGCCTGACATCTCTGATCCCAACAGAACACACATGAGAGTTGAGGATCTGGTGCAGAATCCTTCAAGTAAAGAACGGACTCCGAGTACGGGGCCGGATGTCATCACGGCGGATTCGAAGGGTGATACTTCGCCGAGGAGTTCAAAGTCGCATAGTGAGGAGCCGCAATCGTCGCTTGTGAAGGATAACTCTGGGCATGAGCACTATATCGGACCTTCAGGGACTCTCAACTTCTGGAACCAACTTCGGAATCTTGTTGACTCTAATAACAGTCCTTACCCGTCTCCTGGCAGTGAAGGAGTCACTAAATTTACGCAGGATAACACAAGTCGGCTTTTAGAAGCCGATGGccaagacgaagatgaccaACCGCCGCGGACTGCAGCAACACCTCAAGATGGACCATCCCCTGGAGCAATCACCTCAGCTATCGCACGAGACTTTACACGTCTCCCAACAGCAGATATGGATGAAATCCTCAGCCAATTTCCTTCAAACGAagtccttgatctccttatACAGTCATACTTCAAGAACGTTCACGATGACTTTCCTCTCTTTCATAGAGCGACCTTTGAGGAAGAGTACGAAAGCTACATCGTCGAAGCTCGCAGCAATACTCGGCTTCCATCAAGACCACTTAGATTACCGGACTGGGGATGGATAGGCTGTCTTCATATGATTGTGGTATTTGGCTCTATCGCTGATAGGTCGATACCCAACGTTGATCATTCTGCTCTTCGAAGGCGATCTATCGCAGTTGCTAGAGGTCTACTTCCTCAGTTCATCTCGAAGTGTTCACTTACGAATGTTCGAGTTTTACTCCTTCTTTCATTGTTTTTGCACAACAATAATGAAAGAAATGCTGCGTGGAACATTGCCGGAACAGCCACTCGGATCTCTTTCGCGCTTGGTCTCCATGGCTCAGACATGAGTGCCTCATTCAGACCTTTGGAACGAGAAGTTCGGAAATGGGTCTTTTGCACACTCTACTCTTTCGAGCAGTTCCTCGCTTCAAGTCTCGGTCGACCCAGTGGCCTTCAAGAACTCGACGTCGAAGTCGTTCCACCACGAGAAGGCTTTGTTGAAGGAGGTATAGGGACTGATGCCAGACTCGTATCGTGGTCTGTCAAACTTCAAGCCATTCTTGCGCGGACAAGACTCTTGCATGTTGGTATAAGTCAAAGTTCAGGGCCGAcgcttgatgagatcctGACTGCGTTAAATGGTTGGAAGAGAGACATTGGAAAAGCACCTGGTCTCGATGTTGCGTGGATCAAAATGGAGGGACCGGCTCTGGAGTCTATCGATCATGAAGGGGCTGTTGATATGGAGGAACTAAAGGTATCGTTGGCATGGAAAACACGAGCTCAACTTCGCGCCGTGTTGCTTCTGCATATTCACTTTCATTACATCGCCATCGTGGCTACACGGCCACTTCTGCTTCGCGACGTTGCAGCAGCACGGAAAGAAGACGCACCAAAAAATCCGGTTCCTGCACATGCAGCCTTATGCGTCAAGCATGCGTGTCAACTGAGTTACCTGATGATACTCCTTGACCACTTTGATGTCATCAACGGTCTTTCTGGCCTTGATATCTTTTACGCTTACTGCTCTGCCATGATCCTCATCCTAAGGTTATTACGATTACGCCCTGGCGAAGGCGCAGAGAGTATCGGACCAGATGAAGTAATGCTCCAGAGCAAAGTCCGCCACCTCGTCGCAACCTTACGAAACGTCATCAACCACACGGATAAGTGCGGCTCAATGAAGCGACTAGCTCAAGTGGTTGATACATTCTCAGAGTGCGCCAACAATCCGACTGATCCTCCGGGTATAGCGAACCTACCCCCGCAAGGGATCAACATGAACAATCTGCCGTACCCAACTGGTTGGTCAGCTGAACAAGTGCAGGGTCAAGGGGTTACATTGGGATCGATGGAGGGATTGTTGGACTTTTTGCCGTTTCCGGGGTATGGGATGGCTGAGGGATCTTTGGCGCAGTATGTGCCGGGGagtgagatggagatgacgGGATGGCATGATATGGAGTTTTTGATGGAGGGATATGGGGATCAGAGTAGGACGAATTACTAG
- a CDS encoding hypothetical protein (EggNog:ENOG41) yields the protein MASSLTLPDSRTLAYALDSSPKEGPLIILSNSLTAPLSVWDHVVKVLNSNGYRTLRYDQPGHGGSSVPKDLSPTFDSMAEDVHHLLKKLDINKVYSWIGVSMGASAGVYFTTKYPNVVSKLAICDTISSSPINAGTEDAFGPRVAAAREAGNLDATIQSTLERWFGKEWLENNPQETQRMRTVMSGTTIDGFEACCNALRSETFDLRPRFAKIGSSVDDAVCIVGEKDANLPETMKEMRDKIQEGFEAAGKTNKIGLVIIKNAGHVSFVDGFEQFTAEVLKWLKA from the coding sequence ATGGCTAGTTCTCTGACACTCCCGGATTCCAGAACGTTGGCTTACGCTTTGGACTCCTCACCAAAAGAAGGACCCCTCATCATCCTGTCAAACTCCCTTACTGCACCTCTTTCAGTATGGGATCACGTCGTCAAGGTCCTCAACAGCAATGGTTATCGCACTCTACGCTATGATCAACCCGGTCACGGCGGATCATCCGTACCAAAAGACCTAAGCCCTACGTTTGACTCTATGGCTGAAGAcgtccatcatcttctcaagaagctggatATCAACAAGGTCTACTCATGGATCGGAGTGTCAATGGGTGCATCAGCAGGTGTATACTTCACCACCAAATATCCCAACGTCGTAAGCAAGCTCGCCATCTGCGacaccatctcctcatcgccCATCAACGCCGGCACAGAAGATGCCTTTGGTCCTCGAGTCGCAGCAGCACGAGAAGCAGGTAATCTCGACGCAACGATCCAAAGCACTCTAGAGCGATGGTTTGGCAAAGAGTGGCTCGAGAACAACCCCCAGGAAACACAGCGTATGCGAACTGTCATGTCTGGAACTACGATCGATGGTTTCGAAGCATGTTGCAACGCGCTGAGAAGCGAGACTTTTGATCTTCGACCGAGGTTTGCTAAGATTGGTTcgagtgttgatgatgcggtTTGTATCGTTGGCGAGAAGGATGCGAATCTACCGGAGACTATGAAGGAGATGAGAGATAAGATCCAAGAGGGGTTTGAGGCAGCGGGTAAGACCAACAAGATTGGCTTGGTGATTATCAAGAATGCCGGCCATGTATCGTTTGTAGATGGTTTCGAGCAGTTCACCGCTGAAGTGCTGAAGTGGTTGAAAGCTTGA
- a CDS encoding hypothetical protein (EggNog:ENOG41) produces the protein MDHSQAEASDDRERATSSSSTATPRKFSIRSNFGKARQPRSRKNRPCDACRRRKTARGLVCQSLSDTDPLAHRPISGPGPGPGPESSRSHDALSPASASASASVSASGTSAISPSAPSEATRHRSESAAVVHNGLVRHPLPVPGEGSLDRSISLDPPRLEPNQEVAYALEDVPGRTAHAMALGSEQDPYFLDAFRSVLLSEREGIDANFVQVYHGGPDVDDYPMHFLLLLDEFPEHRNEARQMASDAIERIVWPHGPALVRLYFRHVHVGLPVIHKTRFLRQYATAKLDIPTSLRGAVYALACVFWKQDATLARIPCPFEQHELTNHAQEALRRELEAPNLSRLMSALLLMHMVPPDIDSVETPYIWVMACQATAIAQMLGLHQDPDKWNIAPWEKRLRKKLWWAVFYTDCWAAVSHGNPPHISYESFTTPPPDMDDLRSGEDVPDDLRYMIDIEDATFRVSDGARFLEMITVSREMRAILECSFGVRSTQQTRTQLIPIRDTLKEWPSLIPSCLAMRPYAHNGPLHISFFATQVLLFRGLMFPATRAAKVTPGSNLQRWLSTALAEFELFTTFMAYITEEELTSFWGRFARTQLILCGNFLIYLFLLASDPRDIEVAYRLLEKFHQSLQKLGATDDIAARVFLRPVILRIDSFFMQATELIKHGRTVVLEPPITTVPRGES, from the exons atggaTCACTCGCAGGCTGAGGCTAGCGATGATCGGGAGCGggcaacctcttcctcgtctacTGCTACGCCCCGCAAGTTCAGCATTCGCAGTAACTTTGGTAAAGCCCGCCAGCCACGGAGCCGCAAAAACAGACCCTGCGACGCCTGCCGACGTCGCAAAACTGC TAGAGGCTTGGTGTGCCAGTCCCTCTCCGACACTGACCCTCTAGCCCACCGGCCTATATCCGGCCCTGgccctggacctggaccaGAGTCCTCCAGAAGCCACGATGCACTAAGCCCGgcgtctgcatctgcatctgcttcTGTCTCTGCATCTGGCACATCGGCCATCTCACCCTCGGCGCCATCTGAAGCTACTCGGCACAGATCCGAGTCCGCAGCCGTTGTCCACAACGGCCTCGTGCGCCATCCCTTGCCAGTTCCTGGAGAAGGTTCCCTGGATCGAAGCATCAGCCTAGATCCACCGCGCCTCGAGCCCAATCAAGAAGTCGCCTACGCTCTTGAAGATGTCCCAGGCCGTACGGCGCACGCCATGGCGTTAGGCTCGGAGCAGGACCCTTACTTCCTCGACGCCTTCAGATCCGTGCTCCTCAGCGAGCGCGAGGGCATTGACGCCAACTTTGTGCAGGTCTACCATGGCGGGCCTGATGTGGATGATTACCCGATGCActtcctgctgctgctggatgAGTTCCCCGAACACAGGAATGAGGCTAGGCAGATGGCGTCCGATGCGATAGAGCGCATCGTCTGGCCCCACGGCCCGGCCCTCGTCCGCCTCTATTTCCGGCACGTCCACGTAGGATTGCCCGTCATCCACAAGACTCGCTTCCTTCGGCAATACGCGACCGCCAAGCTAGACATACCCACGTCGCTACGGGGCGCCGTTTACGCCTTGGCGTGTGTGTTCTGGAAGCAAGATGCAACCCTCGCGAGAATCCCTTGTCCGTTCGAGCAGCATGAACTGACCAATCACGCCCAAGAAGCGTTGAGGCGTGAACTCGAAGCTCCTAACCTCTCGAGACTAATGTCAgccctgctgctgatgcaCATGGTACCCCCAGACATTGATAGTGTTGAGACACCGTATATCTGGGTGATGGCCTGTCAAGCCACAGCGATAGCGCAGATGCTCGGTCTGCACCAAGACCCTGACAAGTGGAACATTGCACCGTGGGAGAAGAGGTTACGCAAGAAGCTCTGGTGGGCGGTGTTTTACACGGATTGCTGGGCAGCTGTAAGCCACGGTAACCCCCCGCATATAAGCTACGAGTCCTTCACGACTCCACCCCCGGACATGGATGATCTGCGGTCTGGCGAGGATGTCCCTGACGACCTTCGGTATATGATCGATATTGAGGATGCCACGTTCCGCGTGTCCGACGGTGCACGCTTCCTTGAAATGATCACTGTGTCTCGCGAGATGCGCGCCATCCTTGAATGCAGCTT CGGTGTACGGTCAACTCAGCAGACGCGTACGCAACTGATTCCCATCCGAGACACCCTCAAGGAATGGCCCAGTCTCATCCCGAGCTGTCTCGCCATGAGACCATACGCCCACAACG GACCTCTTCACATATCCTTCTTCGCTACGCAGGTGCTACTCTTCCGGGGTCTCATGTTCCCAGCCACAAGAGCCGCAAAGGTCACCCCGGGCTCTAATCTTCAGCGGTGGCTCTCCACCGCGCTAGCAGAGTTCGAGCTCTTCACGACATTCATGGCGTACATCACCGAGGAGGAACTAACGAGCTTCTGGGGAAGAT TTGCCCGAACGCAGCTTATCCTGTGCGGAAACTTTCTCATCTATCTCTTCTTGCTGGCGAGTGATCCGCGAGATATCGAGGTTGCTTATCGGTTGTTGGAGAAGTTTCATCAGTCGCTGCAGAAACTCGGTGCTACGGATGATATAGCGGCCAGGGTATTCTTGCGGCCTGTTATTCTGAGGATTGATTCGTTCTTTATGCAGGCTACAGAGCTGATCAAGCATGGAAGAACGGTTGTTCTTGAACCACCTATCACGACAGTCCCAAGGGGTGAATCTTAA
- a CDS encoding hypothetical protein (EggNog:ENOG41): MAIANLVKRIELPRGSRFINEDVRPVGTERRTWTFLTFHNFWLLINCNIATYLTGSALIPLGLTWWQAIIAIILGNILATAALILASLAGAYYHVGFPVFSRAVWGIWGSQFVIWNRIFLSLVWYGFQSWVGGQCTYLMLLSWDPNLEKHIPNTIPASTGMTSAQFVSYFIFCIVTLPFLWIKPHRIQKFFYFASSVTLVFFLVLLIWALATMGSDGFGDTLSDSTPLPVTGGPQSVTWLTISGIMSTIGGIAAGILNQNDYARLSKKPGDAIWGQTVAFPLYSIGASVIGILVTAATQKRMGEAIWNPPTLLAALLAKDPTAGTRAAIFFAGLALSISQLGSNLPGNALAGGIDLASVFPKYINIRRGAYLMALLSPIVNPWRLVNTATTFLTVLSGYSVFLAPMTGLMVAHYNLVAKAKVNVDDLFVGNRDSIYWYNFGVNWRAFVAWIVGVAPTMPGFIAAVNPNAKVSDGAKNLYQLNYLFGFIVSAAVYYALHMVVPDKKFDAFIKDGITAKEVQAVYDERWDMTYSESESGTTEEHSYQQNKSPNSLTTSV; encoded by the exons ATGGCCATTGCGAATCTCGTCAAGCGCATTGAACTACCGCGTGGCTCGCGCTTCATC AATGAAGATGTCAGACCTGTTGGGACCGAGCGACGAACATGGACGTTTCTAACGTTCCACAACTTCT GGCTGTTGATCAACTGCAACATTGCGACGTATCTGACGGGCAGCGCGCTGATTCCCCTTGGCTTGACGTGGTGGcaggccatcatcgccatcatcctcgGAAACATCCTCGCGACTGCGGCATTGATTCTTGCTTCGCTTGCTGGAGCTTATTACCATG TGGGCTTCCCTGTCTTTAGTCGAGCGGTATGGGGAATCTGGGGATCGCAGTTCGTCATCTGGAACCGCATCTTTCTCTCCCTCG TCTGGTATGGCTTCCAGTCTTGGGTCGGCGGACAGTGCACGTATCTCATGCTTCTATCATGGGATCCCAACCTCGAGAAACACATCCCCAACACGATCCCCGCGTCGACCGGCATGACGTCCGCGCAGTTCGTCTCCTacttcatcttctgcatcGTCACGCTCCCGTTCCTCTGGATCAAGCCGCACCGAATACAAAAGTTCTTCTACTTTGCCAGCTCCGTCaccctcgtcttcttcctggTCCTTCTGATCTGGGCGCTGGCGACCATGGGATCGGATGGCTTTGGAGATACCCTTTCTGATAGCACGCCTCTTCCCGTCACTGGTGGTCCGCAGAGTGTTACGTGGCTTACCATCTCGGGAATCATGTCGACGATTGGTGGTATTGCGGCGGGTATTCTTAACCAGAACGATTATGCGCGTCTGTCGAAGAAGCCGGGTGATGCTATCTGGGGACAGACGGTTGCGTTTCCGCTTTACAGTATTGGAGCGTCTGTCATCGGCATCCTCGTCACTGCCGCGACGCAGAAGCGCATGGGCGAGGCTATCTGGAATCCTCCCACTCTTCTCGCCGCTCTTCTAGCCAAGGATCCAACCGCAGGCACCCGCGCCGCTATCTTCTTCGCCGGTCTCGCCCTGTCCATCTCCCAGCTCGGCAGCAATCTTCCCGGCAACGCCCTCGCCGGTGGTATCGATCTCGCATCCGTGTTTCCCAAGTACATCAACATTCGACGCGGTGCCTATCTCATGGCGCTTCTCAGCCCCATCGTCAACCCGTGGCGTCTCGTCAACACAGCTACCACATTCCTTACTGTTCTCTCGGGCTACAGTGTCTTCCTGGCGCCCATGACTGGCCTCATGGTGGCTCACTATAACCTGGTGGCGAAGGCCAAGGTCAATGTTGACGATCTTTTTGTGGGTAACAGGGATAGCATTTACTGGTACAACTTTGGTGTCAATTGGCGTGCTTTTGTCGCG TGGATTGTCGGTGTCGCGCCTACAATGCCTGGCTTCATCGCTGCTGTCAACCCCAATGCTAAGGTCTCAGATGGCGCAAAGAACCTCTACCAGCTCAACTACCTCTTTGGGTTCATCGTCAGCGCTGCTGTTTACTACGCACTTCACATGGTCGTCCCTGATAAGAAGTTCGACGCCTTCATCAAGGATGGTATTACTGCCAAGGAGGTCCAAGCTGTTTATGATGAGCGCTGGGACATGACTTACTCCGAGAGTGAGTCTGGAACAACCGAAGAGCACTCCTATCAGCAAAACAAGAGCCCCAACTCCCTGACCACGTCTGTTTGA
- a CDS encoding hypothetical protein (EggNog:ENOG41): protein MSLYRIGVDVGGTNTDAAILDIRAAATSTPGRGVLASHKASTTRDITSGIEAAIRAVLRDSAVDQSGVLSVTIGTTHFINALVEADARRLDRVAVVRLCGPFTRQLPPFSDFPVGLRSILDGGVYYLDGGLEIDGREIEPLNHEQIRRTARDVVAKGINVVALVGVFSPLDHDGKHEEECRRILLQEAPSLQVVCSHDIGPTGFLERENATILNASILRTGHRVKKGFKRAMHRLQLTCPLFLSQNDGTLIDADTAAEFPIKTFASGPTNSMTGAAYLAGLDHKRESVADDEEPQVLVVDIGGTTTDVCALLPSGFPRQAPGFVEVGGVRTAFSMPEVVSIGLGGGSKVQVDPTTQSVTVGPGSVGHLLQQEAKVFGGKTLTASDIVVALGKAKLGDPELVKDVPAPIIESGRKELKKMLESVVEQMKVSSAPVHVLLVGGGAVLVTEDLAGVDKCIVPIHQGAANAVGAAIAKVSGEIDVVEIPEGRSEKTIVDAACAKAIDMAISKGAAANDVKIVEITKTPLQYMSNGAMRLQVRAVGHLAIPEELTPPPSPPVISVHETEDDEGEKVSVPDALTPTYKPSLHVDLDAYRPDVQNGTWYLSEVDLEMIATGCGVLGTGGGGPTHHEYLKGLDALRNNPKGRLRVISPKALKDDAMICFGSWYGSPSVINERIAGGNEIVTGINAVNKVVGNKTFDGMYIDEIGGGNGMSAFPPAVHFDVPVVDGDAMGRAYPTMYHATFSVYGHSLTPCVLSDARGNTSVVMSTDNPIRLESLLRTTVIELGLGCAVCANPLPGSVIKSHGVPNTVSQAWYLGRAVHNARRKKTSYVDAIFDVCAGKLLFTGKIIDVRRYIGGGYTMGSVVIAPLGEDERESHNQDVPSDRHMVIPFQNEYLYAALCDADGSEASQQVVCTVPDLISILGQDGEGIGSQDLRYGLRVNVIALPAHPLWKTDKGMKVGGPEGFGLKIPYTGVDNDFVEGRSVIEEFGA, encoded by the exons ATGTCCCTGTACCGAATCGGAGTTGACGTCGGCGGTACCAACACGGACGCGGCCATTCTCGACATCCGAGCTGCTGCCACATCAACCCCTGGCCGTGGCGTCCTCGCCTCCCACAAGGCCTCTACCACGCGAGACATCACCAGCGGTATTGAAGCCGCCATAAGAGCTGTCCTGCGCGACTCTGCCGTTGACCAGAGCGGTGTTCTCAGCGTCACCATCGGCACAACGCACTTTATCAACGCGCTTGTGGAGGCTGATGCGCGGCGGTTAGATCGTGTCGCCGTTGTGAGGCTGTGCGGGCCGTTTACTAGACAATTACCACCGTTTTCGGATTTCCCCGTTGGATTGAGGAGTATTCTCGACGGAGGGGTTTATTACCTCGATGGAGGGCTTGAGATTGACGGCAGAGAAATTGAGCCATTGAACCATGAGCAGATTAGACGGACGGCGCGTGATGTCGTCGCAAAGGGTATCAACGTCGTCGCTCTGGTCGGTGTCTTCTCACCACTTGACCACGACGGCAAACACGAGGAAGAATGCAGACGgattcttctccaagaagcaCCATCTCTCCAGGTCGTGTGCTCCCACGACATCGGCCCAACAGGCTTCCTAGAACGAGAAAATGCCACCATTCTCAACGCCTCAATCCTCCGAACAGGACACCGCGTGAAGAAAGGGTTCAAGCGCGCCATGCACAGGCTACAACTCACATGTCCGCTCTTTCTATCGCAAAACGACGGCACGCTTATCGATGCCGATACAGCAGCCGAGTTCCCCATCAAGACGTTTGCAAGCGGTCCTACGAATAGTATGACTGGCGCTGCGTACCTGGCTGGCCTGGATCACAAGCGTGAGAGTGTCgcggatgatgaggagccgCAGGTTTTGGTCGTGGATATCGGTGGGACGACGACTGATGTGTGCGCACTTCTTCCATCGGGTTTTCCACGACAGGCACCTGGTTTCGTTGAGGTCGGCGGCGTGCGCACTGCGTTCTCGATGCCGGAGGTTGTGTCAATTGGTCTTGGTGGCGGAAGCAAAGTGCAGGTTGACCCTACCACGCAAAGCGTCACTGTCGGTCCAGGATCAGTTGGGCATTTACTCCAGCAAGAAGCGAAAGTCTTTGGCGGCAAGACGTTAACGGCGAGTGATATCGTCGTCGCGCTAGGTAAAGCCAAACTCGGTGATCCTGAACTCGTCAAAGACGTCCCCGCGCCCATCATCGAAAGCGGTCGCAAAGAGCTCAAGAAAATGCTCGAGAGCGTCGTCGAACAAATGAAAGTATCCTCCGCCCCCGTCCAtgtcctcctcgtcggcgGCGGTGCAGTGCTCGTAACCGAAGACCTCGCCGGCGTGGACAAGTGCATAGTACCCATCCACCAAGGCGCCGCCAACGCCGTCGGCGCTGCAATCGCCAAAGTATCCGGCGAGATCGACGTCGTTGAAATCCCCGAGGGACGCTCCGAAAAGACCATTGTTGACGCTGCGTGCGCCAAAGCGATCGACATGGCCATCTCCAAGGGCGCAGCGGCAAACGACGTCAAGATTGTCGAGATCACCAAGACGCCGCTGCAGTACATGTCTAATGGCGCGATGAGACTGCAGGTTCGTGCGGTGGGACATCTTGCCATCCCTGAGGAACTCACGCCGCCGCCTTCTCCGCCTGTGATAAGCGTGCATGAAACagaggacgatgagggtGAGAAGGTCAGCGTTCCTGATGCGCTTACACCGACGTACAAGCCCTCTCTGCACGTTGATCTCGATGCCTACCGTCCTGATGTCCAAAATGGAACGTGGTATCTTTCTgaagttgatcttgagatgatCGCGACAGGATGTGGAGTTCTCGGCACAGGTGGTGGAGGCCCGACACATCATGAGTACCTCAAGGGTCTAGATGCGCTGCGGAATAATCCCAAGGGGAGATTGAGGGTCATTTCACCGAAGGCGCTGAAGGACGATGCGATGATCTGCTTTGGATCGTGGTATGGCAGTCCGAGTGTGATTAATGAGCGGATCGCGGGGGGGAATGAGATTGTTACTGGTATCAATGCTGTGAACAAGGTTGTTGGGAACAAGACCTTTGATGGCATGTACATTGATGAGAT TGGTGGTGGAAATGGTATGAGTGCTTTCCCGCCGGCTGTTCACTTCGACGTCCCTGTCGTTGATGGCGATGCCATGGGTCGAGCTTATCCAACCATGTATCACG ctacGTTCAGTGTATACGGCCACTCTCTCACACCCTGCGTCCTCTCGGACGCCCGTGGAAACACCAGTGTCGTCATG AGCACCGATAATCCCATCCGTCTGGAGAGTCTCCTTCGAACAACAGTAATTGAGCTCGGTCTCGGCTGCGCAGTCTGCGCCAATCCCCTCCCCGGCTCCGTGATCAAGTCCCACGGCGTTCCCAACACTGTATCTCAAGCGTGGTATCTCGGCCGTGCGGTGCACAACGCTCGTCGCAAAAAGACCAGCTACGTTGACGCAATT TTTGACGTCTGCGCTGGAAAGCTCCTCTTCACCGGCAAGATCATCGATGTCCGTCGCTACATCGGCGGCGGCTACACAATGGGCTCCGTCGTCATCGCGCCCCTGGGCGAAGACGAGCGCGAATCCCATAACCAAGACGTCCCCAGCGACCGCCACATGGTGATCCCCTTCCAGAACGAGTACCTCTACGCAGCCCTCTGCGACGCCGACGGCTCAGAAGCTTCACAGCAGGTCGTGTGCACCGTCCCCGACCTAATCTCCATTCTGGGCCAAGACGGTGAGGGCATTGGATCTCAGGACTTGAGGTACGGACTGCGCGTTAATGTTATTGCGCTGCCGGCGCATCCGCTGTGGAAGACGGATAAGGGGATGAAGGTTGGTGGGCCTGAGGGGTTTGGGTTGAAGATTCCGTATACGGGTGTTGATAATGATTTTGTGGAGGGGAGGAGTGTGATTGAGGAGTTTGGGGCATAG